One genomic window of Bacillus mycoides includes the following:
- the gntK gene encoding gluconokinase: METRGRVIGIDIGTTSTKTVVFTEKGKVVASHAIDYPIIQPNVGWAEQDPDVICAAVYKTVSVAIEKGNVLPEDISSIGISTAMHALIAVDENGAPLTRSIIWADNRSTKQSEKLLQQMNGHDIYRRTGTPIHPMSPLSKLLWMKEEESDLFRTAHKFISIKEYVIYQLFSRYVVDYSIASATGLFNLETLNWDEDVLTMLNMSPEQLSTPVPTTYILSGMKPELAQKMGISEDTPVVIGASDGVLANVGVGAISPGSAAITIGTSGAVRTISSSVNTDEKGRTFCYALTDEHWVIGGPTNNGGILLRWLRDEFGSPEQEVARKLGIDPYDLLIKYAESVPAGAEGLLFLPFLSGERAPYWNANARGTFFGINLQHKREHFIRAVMEGVCMSVYSVALAIRDCTGPLSEIRVSGGFAKSAFWRQMLSDMMGKELLVPESHEASALGAAALALYAIGKIDSLEEVKDWIDIVHHHVPNKENTALYLEMFYMYERLYNRLKEEFDCIAAFQRKQ, encoded by the coding sequence ATGGAAACAAGGGGGAGAGTAATCGGGATTGACATCGGTACCACTAGTACGAAGACGGTTGTATTCACTGAAAAGGGAAAAGTCGTTGCTTCACATGCAATTGATTATCCAATCATTCAACCGAACGTCGGATGGGCGGAGCAAGATCCTGATGTAATATGTGCTGCTGTATACAAAACTGTAAGCGTTGCCATCGAGAAGGGTAATGTGTTACCGGAAGATATTTCTTCTATCGGGATTAGTACAGCAATGCATGCCTTAATTGCAGTAGATGAAAACGGTGCGCCGTTAACGCGCTCTATCATTTGGGCAGATAATCGAAGCACAAAACAATCAGAAAAACTATTACAACAAATGAATGGTCATGACATTTATAGAAGAACTGGTACACCAATTCATCCGATGTCACCACTTTCTAAGTTACTGTGGATGAAAGAAGAAGAATCGGATTTATTCAGAACTGCTCATAAATTTATTTCTATTAAAGAGTATGTCATTTATCAATTGTTCTCACGCTATGTAGTTGATTATTCTATCGCATCTGCTACTGGGTTATTTAATTTAGAAACATTAAACTGGGATGAAGATGTTTTAACTATGTTAAATATGTCACCAGAACAATTATCAACACCTGTACCGACTACATATATTTTATCGGGAATGAAGCCGGAATTAGCACAAAAGATGGGGATTAGTGAGGATACTCCAGTTGTTATTGGTGCAAGTGATGGTGTTCTTGCAAATGTAGGTGTCGGTGCAATATCACCTGGCTCAGCTGCAATTACGATTGGAACAAGTGGAGCAGTTCGAACAATTTCATCAAGTGTTAATACAGATGAAAAAGGAAGAACTTTTTGTTACGCATTAACAGATGAGCACTGGGTAATCGGTGGACCGACGAATAATGGCGGGATTTTATTAAGATGGCTACGTGATGAATTCGGTAGTCCAGAGCAAGAAGTTGCAAGGAAGCTTGGGATTGATCCTTATGATTTATTAATTAAGTATGCAGAAAGTGTACCAGCTGGAGCAGAGGGATTGCTATTTTTACCGTTTTTATCTGGAGAACGTGCACCCTACTGGAATGCAAATGCTCGTGGTACATTCTTCGGTATAAACCTTCAGCATAAACGTGAACATTTCATACGAGCTGTCATGGAAGGAGTTTGTATGAGTGTGTATTCAGTTGCACTTGCCATTCGTGATTGTACGGGGCCACTTTCTGAAATACGTGTTTCAGGAGGCTTTGCAAAGTCTGCATTTTGGAGACAAATGTTATCTGACATGATGGGGAAAGAATTGCTTGTTCCAGAAAGTCATGAAGCATCTGCGCTTGGGGCAGCGGCACTTGCTTTGTATGCAATTGGGAAAATTGATTCGCTTGAAGAGGTGAAGGATTGGATTGATATTGTCCATCACCATGTACCGAATAAAGAAAATACGGCTTTATATTTAGAGATGTTTTATATGTATGAACGACTTTACAATCGTTTGAAAGAAGAATTTGATTGTATAGCTGCTTTCCAACGTAAACAATAG
- a CDS encoding GntP family permease, translated as MVVGIILAAVVILLLLITVVKWHPFVALILTAIGVGLAMGMPLIGTSPQHPGIIDSIKLGLGNTLGFLAIVLALGTMLGKMMAESGGAERIANTLIGRFGKKRVHWAMMFVAFIVGIPVFFQVGFVLLIPLVFTIALETGVSLITIGIPLVAGLSVVHGLVPPHPAAMAAVGIFKADVGKTILYALIVGLPTAIIAGPLYGKWIGARIHKEVPLDIAEQFIERDKKKELPSFGNTLFTILLPVFLMLGASIAEVALNKTSQLAQVLHFIGDPIVALLIATIYSFFSLGYAKGFSKDKVLQVTNDCLGPIANILLVIGAGGAFNKVLLDSGIGTTIAEMAKESHISPILLGWGIAALIRIATGSATVSMMTAAGIVAPIAASTPGVNVELLALATGAGSLILSHVNDSGFWMIKEYFGMTVKETLLTWTAMETILSVVALGLISLLNIFV; from the coding sequence ATGGTAGTTGGGATCATACTAGCGGCTGTTGTCATATTACTTTTACTAATTACGGTAGTAAAATGGCATCCATTTGTCGCGTTAATTTTAACAGCAATCGGTGTAGGGCTAGCAATGGGGATGCCCTTAATTGGAACTTCACCACAACATCCAGGGATTATCGATTCTATTAAATTAGGTCTTGGTAATACGTTAGGATTTTTGGCGATTGTTTTAGCTTTAGGAACAATGCTTGGAAAAATGATGGCTGAGTCTGGCGGTGCTGAACGAATTGCTAACACATTAATTGGACGTTTTGGGAAAAAGCGTGTTCACTGGGCAATGATGTTCGTTGCATTTATAGTAGGGATTCCGGTATTTTTCCAAGTTGGATTTGTACTATTAATTCCGTTAGTATTTACAATTGCGTTAGAAACAGGGGTATCACTTATTACAATCGGTATTCCGCTAGTAGCAGGTCTTTCGGTTGTACACGGACTTGTTCCACCGCATCCAGCAGCTATGGCAGCGGTAGGTATATTTAAAGCAGATGTGGGGAAGACAATTTTATATGCATTAATTGTCGGACTTCCAACTGCAATAATTGCAGGTCCGCTTTACGGGAAATGGATCGGTGCTCGTATACATAAAGAAGTACCATTAGATATAGCGGAGCAATTTATTGAAAGAGATAAGAAGAAGGAACTTCCTAGCTTCGGAAATACATTGTTTACTATTTTACTTCCAGTATTTCTTATGCTAGGTGCATCGATAGCGGAAGTAGCATTAAATAAAACAAGCCAACTTGCACAAGTATTACACTTTATTGGAGATCCAATAGTCGCATTATTAATTGCAACGATATATTCTTTCTTTAGTCTTGGCTATGCAAAAGGGTTTTCTAAAGACAAAGTTTTACAAGTCACAAATGATTGTTTAGGCCCAATTGCAAACATACTGTTAGTTATCGGTGCAGGTGGCGCCTTTAATAAAGTGTTATTAGATTCTGGAATTGGAACTACAATTGCGGAGATGGCGAAAGAATCACATATTTCACCAATATTATTAGGGTGGGGAATTGCTGCACTTATTCGAATCGCGACTGGCTCTGCTACTGTTTCCATGATGACAGCAGCAGGAATAGTGGCACCGATTGCGGCAAGTACACCGGGAGTGAATGTAGAGTTACTGGCACTTGCAACAGGAGCAGGGTCATTAATATTATCACATGTGAACGATTCTGGATTTTGGATGATTAAAGAGTATTTCGGAATGACTGTGAAAGAAACATTATTAACATGGACTGCAATGGAGACAATACTATCTGTTGTAGCACTTGGACTAATTTCGTTATTAAATATATTTGTATAG
- the gnd gene encoding phosphogluconate dehydrogenase (NAD(+)-dependent, decarboxylating) yields the protein MKLGLIGLGKMGFPLAEHLHEDKHEVVVYDVNNELVEKAGKLGITARHTLKEMIAELEAPRTIWVMVPAGEVVESVLKDVYPLLEEGDIVIEGGNSFYKDTLRRAEEAKSFGLHYVDIGTSGGVEGARYGACLMVGGEKEIYDQLEPLFKDLAVENGYSYAGRVGSGHFLKMVHNGIEYGMMQAIAEGFEVLDKSDFDFNYEDVAKVWANGSVIRGWLMDLTEKAFADDPKLDGIKGVMNSSGEGKWTVETALELQAAAPVIAMSLFMRYRSQEDDTFHGKVVSALRNQFGGHEVVKN from the coding sequence ATGAAACTAGGTTTAATTGGATTAGGAAAAATGGGATTCCCGTTAGCTGAACACTTACATGAAGACAAGCATGAAGTAGTTGTATACGATGTAAATAATGAGCTTGTTGAAAAGGCAGGAAAACTAGGGATTACTGCACGTCATACATTAAAAGAAATGATCGCTGAACTAGAAGCACCTCGTACAATTTGGGTAATGGTACCTGCAGGAGAAGTTGTTGAGTCAGTACTAAAAGATGTATATCCATTATTAGAGGAAGGTGATATCGTTATTGAAGGTGGAAATTCATTCTATAAGGATACGTTGCGCCGTGCTGAAGAAGCGAAAAGCTTTGGCTTACATTACGTAGATATCGGTACATCAGGTGGTGTAGAAGGAGCTAGATACGGTGCGTGCTTAATGGTTGGTGGAGAAAAAGAAATCTATGATCAATTAGAACCGTTATTTAAAGACTTAGCAGTAGAAAACGGTTATTCTTATGCAGGCCGCGTTGGAAGTGGTCATTTCTTAAAAATGGTTCATAACGGTATTGAATATGGAATGATGCAAGCAATCGCTGAAGGATTTGAAGTGTTAGATAAAAGTGATTTTGATTTCAATTATGAAGATGTTGCAAAAGTATGGGCAAATGGATCGGTTATCCGTGGTTGGTTAATGGACTTAACTGAAAAGGCATTTGCAGATGATCCAAAACTTGATGGTATTAAAGGGGTAATGAACTCTTCAGGAGAAGGGAAATGGACTGTTGAAACTGCGCTTGAATTACAAGCAGCGGCACCAGTTATCGCAATGTCATTATTTATGCGCTACCGTTCTCAAGAAGATGATACATTCCATGGGAAAGTTGTCTCAGCTCTTCGTAATCAATTCGGTGGACATGAGGTTGTGAAAAATTAG
- a CDS encoding NADPH-dependent FMN reductase: MKLVVINGTPRKFGRTRVVAKYIAEQFEGELYDLAVAELPLYNGEESQRELEAVKKLKALVKAADGVVLCTPEYHNAMSGALKNSLDYLSSSEFIHKPVALLAVAGGGKGGINALNSMRIVARGVYANAIPKQVVLDGLHVQDGELGEDAKPLIHDLVKELKAYMSVYKEVKKQLGVE; this comes from the coding sequence ATGAAACTAGTCGTAATTAATGGTACACCAAGAAAGTTTGGAAGAACTCGCGTTGTGGCAAAATATATTGCAGAGCAATTTGAAGGGGAGTTATACGATTTAGCAGTAGCGGAATTGCCTTTATATAATGGAGAAGAATCACAACGTGAATTAGAGGCAGTAAAAAAATTAAAAGCTTTAGTGAAAGCTGCAGACGGTGTAGTACTATGTACACCAGAATATCATAATGCGATGAGCGGAGCGCTGAAAAATTCGTTAGATTACTTAAGTAGCAGTGAATTCATCCATAAGCCTGTCGCATTGCTAGCAGTTGCTGGAGGAGGTAAAGGGGGAATTAACGCATTAAATAGTATGCGCATTGTTGCTAGAGGCGTTTACGCAAACGCAATTCCAAAACAAGTCGTGCTTGATGGATTACATGTGCAAGATGGTGAACTTGGAGAAGATGCAAAACCATTAATTCATGATTTAGTTAAAGAATTAAAAGCATATATGAGTGTATATAAAGAGGTGAAAAAACAATTAGGAGTTGAGTGA
- a CDS encoding MFS transporter has protein sequence MSSLYHDSRLYYILGANSLSAIGSGIVMITIPWLLIKESGGDTTFGYVSIVATLIMFLLTPFIGQSIDRFSRKSLLLCNEGIGIAIIGMMAIWGFAGQSYNSIHYIIIYIAGSFYYLLFYPTIFAFNQEIFQSEHYKSLSGTMEIQGQLTQVISGAAASFLIEIVSLKWILLVDMLTFAGAFFLFLCIPYVKKKEVKRKVTFKKQLFEGIHFMKKRPKFFWFLLATYMPFIGVMMANYLIPVYISDILKASASVYATEGMMYGVGAVIAGISIPIMMKYVKIEVSIVMTMFIYVISITAMIIEPSIMLLYGLAIFHAIGNAGTRVARNVLMMEEIPNELMGRVDSLFRLIGTGIRIVLLMLFTAGVSKAGVMIPFYVLSFILILSLGIAFYYVISKRKMKANVSNKSIV, from the coding sequence ATGTCCTCTCTTTATCATGATTCTCGCTTGTATTACATTCTAGGAGCCAATAGTTTATCCGCTATTGGTTCCGGGATTGTTATGATAACGATTCCGTGGTTGTTAATTAAGGAAAGTGGAGGAGATACAACGTTTGGTTATGTTTCTATCGTTGCGACTCTCATAATGTTTTTATTAACGCCATTTATTGGGCAAAGTATAGATCGTTTTTCAAGAAAATCGTTGTTGTTATGTAACGAAGGTATTGGGATAGCGATTATAGGAATGATGGCTATTTGGGGATTTGCTGGGCAATCATATAATTCTATTCATTACATCATTATTTATATAGCAGGTTCTTTCTATTATCTATTATTCTATCCTACAATTTTTGCATTCAACCAAGAAATATTTCAATCTGAACATTATAAAAGTTTAAGTGGCACGATGGAAATACAAGGACAATTAACACAAGTTATTTCAGGAGCGGCTGCTAGCTTTCTAATTGAGATCGTTTCTTTGAAATGGATTTTGTTAGTAGATATGTTAACTTTTGCAGGAGCATTTTTTCTTTTCTTATGTATACCGTATGTAAAGAAAAAAGAAGTAAAACGGAAAGTAACATTTAAGAAGCAATTGTTCGAAGGTATTCATTTTATGAAAAAACGTCCTAAGTTCTTTTGGTTTTTACTTGCCACTTATATGCCGTTTATCGGTGTTATGATGGCAAATTATTTAATCCCAGTTTATATTTCAGATATACTCAAAGCTAGTGCCTCTGTATACGCGACAGAAGGTATGATGTATGGTGTAGGGGCTGTTATTGCGGGAATAAGTATTCCAATCATGATGAAATATGTCAAAATAGAAGTTTCAATCGTTATGACGATGTTTATTTATGTAATTTCAATTACCGCAATGATTATTGAGCCTTCCATTATGTTATTATATGGACTTGCGATTTTTCATGCGATTGGAAATGCTGGAACGAGAGTGGCGAGAAATGTATTGATGATGGAAGAAATCCCAAATGAATTAATGGGACGTGTGGACAGCTTATTTCGACTAATTGGTACAGGAATTCGAATTGTATTATTAATGTTGTTTACGGCAGGCGTATCTAAAGCCGGGGTAATGATCCCGTTTTACGTACTAAGCTTTATATTGATCCTATCATTAGGGATTGCTTTTTATTATGTAATTTCAAAACGTAAAATGAAAGCGAATGTGTCTAATAAATCAATTGTTTAA
- a CDS encoding YdcF family protein, with protein sequence MNKWILLIILLLPPLYIIYMTFRMNKVAREKLSNHSPYVLILGAKLFGDRPSLSLQNRLNVALEYLYSHSEVKVIVSGGQGEDEDIPEAHSMRNYLMVHGIDENRILIEDRSTNTYENLKFSMDLYDVKHAVVVSNTYHLYRTKIIAKRLGIKMEALAAETPSRSKKKAYVREYAAIMKTILFDR encoded by the coding sequence ATGAACAAATGGATATTGCTTATAATCTTATTACTACCTCCGCTATACATCATTTATATGACGTTTCGAATGAATAAAGTTGCTCGTGAAAAATTGAGTAATCACTCTCCATACGTTCTTATATTAGGTGCAAAGTTATTTGGAGATAGGCCTTCTTTATCTCTTCAAAACCGTTTGAATGTGGCGCTAGAATATTTATATTCTCACTCTGAGGTGAAAGTAATTGTTTCAGGTGGTCAAGGGGAAGATGAAGATATACCGGAAGCTCACAGTATGCGAAACTATTTAATGGTACATGGTATAGATGAGAATCGTATTTTAATTGAAGACCGCTCTACAAATACGTATGAAAATTTAAAGTTTAGTATGGATTTATATGATGTAAAGCATGCGGTAGTTGTAAGTAATACGTATCATTTATATCGAACGAAAATAATTGCAAAGCGTTTAGGGATAAAGATGGAAGCACTAGCTGCTGAAACACCGAGTCGTTCTAAGAAAAAAGCGTATGTGCGTGAATATGCTGCAATTATGAAAACGATATTGTTCGACCGTTAG
- a CDS encoding ABC transporter ATP-binding protein yields the protein MIQFNHVSKAYEDGTKAVDSLHLEIKKGEFFVLIGPSGCGKTTTMKMINRLIETTEGSILIDGKDIQEYNINELRWNIGYVLQQIALFPHMTIAENIAVVPEMRKWSKEKIKTRVDELLHMVGLEPDVYRDRMPDELSGGQKQRVGVVRALAANPKIVLMDEPFSALDPLSREQLQQDIVQLQKKIQKTIVFVTHDMQEALSLGDRICVMKEGKVVQLDTPEGIIHNPKNEFVEEFIGNRGRPWYEGKSIEAVLPLDNRIRVEGKALSLHSTLQEALVRLQTEESVPVEENGQYVGALTSRHIVNYIVEQMKERG from the coding sequence GTGATTCAATTTAATCATGTGTCAAAAGCGTATGAAGATGGCACAAAAGCAGTGGATTCATTGCATTTAGAAATTAAAAAAGGAGAATTTTTTGTTCTCATTGGTCCGAGTGGTTGCGGGAAAACAACGACAATGAAGATGATTAATCGTTTAATTGAAACGACGGAAGGATCAATTTTAATCGATGGAAAAGATATTCAAGAATATAACATAAACGAACTGCGTTGGAATATAGGGTACGTGTTGCAGCAGATTGCGCTGTTTCCACATATGACAATTGCTGAAAATATTGCAGTTGTCCCTGAAATGAGAAAGTGGAGTAAGGAGAAAATAAAAACGCGTGTTGATGAACTGTTACATATGGTTGGATTAGAACCAGATGTATATCGTGATCGTATGCCAGATGAATTGTCGGGAGGACAGAAGCAGCGCGTTGGTGTCGTTAGGGCATTAGCTGCAAATCCGAAAATCGTTCTTATGGATGAACCATTTAGTGCGTTAGATCCATTAAGCAGGGAACAACTTCAGCAGGATATAGTGCAATTGCAAAAAAAAATTCAAAAAACGATAGTATTTGTAACGCATGATATGCAAGAGGCTTTATCACTTGGTGATCGCATTTGTGTAATGAAAGAAGGGAAAGTTGTTCAATTAGATACACCAGAAGGTATTATACATAATCCGAAAAATGAGTTTGTAGAGGAGTTCATTGGAAATCGTGGACGACCTTGGTATGAGGGGAAGAGTATAGAAGCGGTATTGCCGCTAGACAATCGTATACGAGTAGAAGGGAAGGCTCTATCTTTACATTCGACTTTACAAGAAGCGCTAGTTCGCTTACAAACTGAAGAGTCAGTGCCGGTTGAAGAAAATGGTCAATATGTTGGAGCGTTAACAAGTCGTCATATTGTCAATTACATTGTTGAACAAATGAAGGAGAGAGGCTAA
- a CDS encoding ABC transporter permease/substrate-binding protein, with protein MTDFIQTFQERKVELLSALSEHLQISLISLFFAVIIAVPLGILLTRKERMAEFIIGTSAVMQTVPSLALLGLLIPLVGIGKLPAIIALVVYALLPILRNTYTGIRELDESLIEAARAMGMNSWRRLWKVELPLALPIIMAGIRTAMVLIVGTATLAALIGAGGLGKLILLGIDRNDHVLIILGAVPAALLALFFDIVLRMLERPKRSYKRVILTICIVVVMIASPFLWNTQKKDIVIAGKLGSEPEILIQMYKQLIEQDTDLQVELKPGLGKTAFVFEALKSGEVDIYPEFSGTALSTFVKEELKSTNRDEVYEQARMGMEKKYNMVMLKPMEYNNTYALAMPKKIADQNNINTISDLGNIAQEAKVGFTLEFADREDGYKGMQKLYNYKFLNVKTMEPKLRYSAIQSGDVNVIDAYSTDSELEQYGLKVLKDDKGLFPPYQGAPLLRKETLQKYPELEKTLNKLSGKITDEEMRKMNYEVNVNGKSSEEVAKQFLQKENLLR; from the coding sequence GTGACTGATTTTATTCAAACGTTTCAAGAACGAAAAGTAGAATTGCTAAGTGCATTAAGTGAACATTTACAAATATCGCTTATTTCATTATTTTTTGCAGTAATTATTGCGGTGCCTCTTGGCATTCTATTAACGAGAAAAGAACGGATGGCTGAATTTATAATAGGGACTTCTGCTGTTATGCAGACGGTGCCATCACTTGCATTACTTGGACTTTTAATTCCATTAGTAGGAATCGGAAAACTTCCAGCCATTATCGCATTAGTTGTGTATGCACTATTACCTATTTTGCGAAATACTTATACAGGAATACGGGAATTAGATGAATCACTTATAGAAGCGGCGAGAGCTATGGGAATGAATAGCTGGAGAAGATTATGGAAGGTAGAGCTTCCTCTCGCATTGCCAATTATTATGGCTGGTATTCGGACAGCGATGGTATTAATTGTTGGAACGGCTACATTAGCTGCTTTAATAGGCGCTGGTGGACTCGGTAAGCTCATACTACTCGGTATCGATCGGAATGATCATGTGCTTATCATTTTAGGGGCCGTACCAGCTGCGTTACTCGCTTTATTCTTTGATATAGTACTTCGCATGCTTGAGAGGCCCAAACGCTCATATAAGCGCGTTATATTAACGATATGTATAGTTGTCGTAATGATCGCTTCGCCATTTCTTTGGAATACACAAAAGAAAGACATAGTTATTGCTGGAAAACTTGGATCTGAACCAGAAATTTTAATTCAAATGTACAAGCAACTTATTGAACAGGATACAGATTTACAAGTAGAATTAAAACCAGGCCTTGGGAAAACAGCATTTGTATTTGAAGCGTTAAAATCAGGTGAAGTAGATATATACCCAGAATTTTCAGGAACAGCTTTATCTACTTTCGTGAAAGAAGAACTGAAAAGTACAAATCGTGATGAAGTATATGAACAAGCTCGTATGGGAATGGAAAAGAAATATAATATGGTTATGTTAAAGCCAATGGAGTATAACAATACATACGCACTAGCTATGCCGAAAAAAATAGCAGATCAAAATAACATAAATACAATTTCTGATTTAGGAAATATTGCACAGGAAGCTAAGGTAGGATTTACATTAGAATTTGCTGATCGTGAAGATGGTTATAAAGGTATGCAAAAATTATATAACTATAAGTTTTTAAATGTTAAAACGATGGAACCGAAACTACGCTATAGCGCAATTCAATCGGGGGATGTTAACGTAATCGATGCATATTCAACAGATAGTGAACTTGAGCAATATGGACTTAAAGTGCTAAAAGATGATAAAGGACTATTCCCTCCTTATCAAGGAGCGCCATTATTAAGAAAAGAGACGTTACAGAAATATCCTGAGCTTGAAAAAACATTGAATAAATTATCTGGAAAGATTACAGATGAAGAAATGCGAAAAATGAATTACGAAGTAAATGTGAATGGGAAAAGTAGTGAAGAAGTAGCAAAACAATTTTTACAAAAAGAGAATTTACTTCGTTGA
- a CDS encoding basic amino acid/polyamine antiporter has product MTDGVVQIEKKLGFFPLIALVVGTMVGGGVFSLPHDLAVGANSGATIIGWCITAMGMIPLALVYQTLARQKPELEGGIYSYARAGFGEYIGFNSAWGYWLAGILGNVATIMLLFSTLGYFFPIFKGGNNIASIVGASLLLWTLHFLILFGIREASIMNVIATIGKLVPILLFIVVMVTAFRWDTFTHDFWGEGTISVSSVLGQVKNTMLVTLWVFIGVEGAVVLSGRAKNSRDVGKATVLGLILVMSIYILISVLSMGAMTRNELSVLETPSMGHVLEHVVGPWGAVAINIGLVASLVGTLIGWFLLVSEISHVAGKDGVFPKVFTKTNKKQTPHMALWISNIVAQIIFIIVLFSESTYQIMYFIASTSILLPYLLSALFQLKLVITKELKVARVKNGLLALIACVYSVWLIYAAGLKNLLLVSIVYGIGIIVYVFARKEKGNRCFVGIERYVMWAIVIAAITSLYMLLTGNIKM; this is encoded by the coding sequence ATGACAGATGGGGTGGTACAAATAGAAAAGAAGTTAGGCTTTTTTCCGTTAATCGCATTAGTAGTTGGAACAATGGTTGGTGGCGGTGTTTTTAGTTTACCGCATGATTTAGCAGTAGGAGCAAATAGTGGTGCAACAATAATTGGTTGGTGTATTACAGCGATGGGAATGATTCCGCTTGCGCTCGTATATCAAACGTTAGCAAGACAAAAACCGGAGCTTGAGGGCGGAATTTATAGTTATGCACGAGCTGGTTTCGGTGAATATATTGGTTTTAACAGTGCGTGGGGGTACTGGCTGGCAGGAATTTTAGGAAATGTCGCAACAATTATGTTGTTGTTTAGCACATTAGGTTATTTCTTCCCGATTTTTAAAGGAGGGAATAATATTGCGTCTATCGTTGGTGCCTCTCTTTTATTATGGACACTTCATTTTCTTATTTTATTTGGAATTCGTGAAGCGTCCATTATGAATGTTATCGCAACAATTGGGAAATTAGTTCCGATCTTATTATTTATTGTTGTGATGGTAACGGCGTTTCGCTGGGATACATTTACACATGACTTTTGGGGCGAAGGAACAATCTCAGTTTCCTCTGTACTAGGTCAAGTGAAAAATACAATGCTTGTAACTCTTTGGGTGTTCATTGGGGTTGAAGGAGCAGTTGTATTATCAGGAAGAGCTAAAAATAGCAGAGATGTTGGAAAAGCGACAGTACTTGGGTTAATTTTAGTTATGTCTATTTATATTTTAATTTCTGTTCTGTCAATGGGAGCTATGACGAGAAATGAACTTTCGGTTTTAGAAACTCCTTCAATGGGACATGTATTAGAACATGTTGTTGGACCATGGGGGGCAGTTGCGATTAACATCGGTTTAGTTGCTTCACTTGTAGGGACATTGATTGGTTGGTTTTTACTTGTTTCTGAAATTTCGCATGTAGCAGGAAAAGATGGCGTGTTTCCGAAAGTCTTTACGAAAACAAATAAGAAGCAAACGCCGCATATGGCATTATGGATTTCAAATATCGTTGCCCAAATTATATTTATAATCGTTCTGTTTTCAGAATCGACATATCAAATTATGTATTTTATTGCGTCAACATCAATTTTATTACCGTATTTATTATCAGCGCTATTTCAATTGAAATTAGTCATTACGAAAGAGCTGAAAGTTGCGAGAGTAAAAAATGGCTTATTAGCTTTAATTGCTTGTGTATATTCTGTATGGCTCATTTATGCAGCTGGTTTAAAGAATTTATTACTTGTTTCAATTGTATATGGAATCGGGATTATCGTGTACGTTTTTGCAAGAAAAGAAAAAGGGAATCGTTGTTTTGTAGGTATAGAGAGATATGTGATGTGGGCAATTGTTATTGCAGCTATCACATCACTTTATATGTTACTGACAGGAAATATAAAAATGTAA